The following proteins are co-located in the Hevea brasiliensis isolate MT/VB/25A 57/8 chromosome 11, ASM3005281v1, whole genome shotgun sequence genome:
- the LOC110656160 gene encoding heat shock factor protein HSF30, translated as MVAPDVNSSGVGTGGDGDFSPSFATILLPESLPQPAKTIELPKDDKPIDLVTNVKAEEMLVVPDSRPVTCAACGEASYDGPSSTSSSSIKTTEIKKAAAAEETVKVVMIKEEEEVEDTGAISVVHYGNCINVGGGDGDGDGDGGGVNGNGSSSSSSSVDLPKPMEGLHETGPPPFLKKTFEMVEDPETDSTVSWNKNRDSFIVWDAHEFSKHLLPKYFKHCNFSSFIRQLNTYGFRKVDPDRWEFANEWFRGGKRHLLKNIKRRSRYNKREQGAANGGDSAKPGTEVEIENLKNDRDLLKVEILKLSQQQENSENQLSIVEQRTRVAECKQLQMFIFLSKAAKNRGFIQNLIPKRKQQRELDGSELKKRRLLPTQVPENLPDAADANQSVNCRYQAQEQLATMQTELAEILREDTETNTMLKLFGAPMSDEFCSPIQDQKANLICGTSDRESVHHLMSEKLLDDDSVSENLVEEDVEVNDSKFYLELEDLIGKPRTWGGYVTEMVEHAGCT; from the exons ATGGTGGCTCCGGATGTAAATTCTAGCGGTGTCGGTACTGGCGGCGATGGAGATTTTTCTCCTTCGTTTGCAACAATTTTGTTGCCAGAGTCACTTCCACAACCAGCAAAAACCATTGAATTACCTAAGGATGACAAGCCCATTGATTTAGTTACTAATGTCAAAGCGGAGGAAATGCTAGTTGTCCCCGATTCCAGACCCGTCACTTGCGCCGCTTGCGGTGAAGCCAGCTATGATGGGCCCTCTTCTACCTCCTCTTCATCCATTAAGACAACAGAAATAAAAAAGGCGGCGGCGGCGGAGGAGACTGTCAAGGTGGTGATgatcaaagaagaagaggagGTGGAGGATACAGGGGCCATTAGCGTAGTTCACTATGGTAATTGCATCAATGTCGGTGGCGGTGACGGTGACGGCGACGGTGACGGTGGAGGTGTTAATGGCAATGGGTCGTCGTCTTCGTCTTCTTCAGTTGATTTGCCCAAACCCATGGAAGGTTTACACGAGACAGGTCCGCCGCCGTTTCTAAAGAAGACTTTTGAGATGGTGGAGGATCCGGAGACGGATTCCACAGTGTCTTGGAACAAAAATCGTGATAGTTTTATCGTCTGGGACGCTCATGAATTTTCCAAACATTTGcttcccaaatacttcaagcactGTAATTTTTCCAGCTTCATCCGCCAGCTCAACACCTAT GGCTTTAGAAAGGTTGATCCCGATAGATGGGAGTTTGCAAATGAATGGTTTCGGGGAGGGAAGAGGCATTTGCTCAAGAACATCAAGAGGAGGAGTAGGTACAACAAGCGGGAACAAGGAGCAGCAAACGGTGGTGATTCCGCTAAACCCGGTACGGAAGtcgaaattgaaaatttgaagaatGATCGAGACTTATTGAAAGTCGAAATCCTCAAACTCAGTCAGCAACAAGAGAACTCAGAGAATCAACTCAGCATTGTTGAGCAGCGCACTCGAGTTGCTGAGTGCAAGCAATTGCAGATGTTCATTTTCCTCTCTAAAGCGGCCAAGAACCGAGGCTTTATTCAAAATCTTATCCCGAAGAGAAAGCAACAGAGAGAACTGGATGGGAGTGAACTCAAGAAAAGAAGACTGCTTCCAACCCAAGTTCCCGAAAACTTGCCTGATGCAGCGGATGCCAACCAAAGTGTCAATTGTAGATACCAAGCTCAGGAACAATTAGCCACTATGCAAACTGAACTCGCTGAGATATTAAGAGAGGATACAGAGACCAATACAATGTTAAAACTATTTGGGGCTCCCATGAGTGATGAATTTTGCAGTCCTATTCAGGACCAAAAGGCCAATTTGATATGTGGAACCAGTGACCGGGAATCTGTTCACCATCTAATGTCAGAGAAATTACTGGATGATGATTCAGTTTCTGAGAATTTAGTTGAAGAAGACGTCGAAGTGAATGACTCAAAGTTTTACCTTGAATTGGAAGATTTGATTGGAAAACCACGAACTTGGGGTGGATATGTAACCGAGATGGTAGAGCATGCGGGTTGTACCTGA
- the LOC131170535 gene encoding BTB/POZ domain and ankyrin repeat-containing protein NPR1-like, with translation MDNRIGFSDSTEISNGSSTCCIETLSTPKPPNPEISALQQLSRSLESIFDSPDFDFFADAKITISATNREVPVHRCILSGRFSFFKAVFSGSAAKEKGSKFELKELAKDYDVGFDSLVAVLAYLYTGKVRPLPKGVCVCVDEDCTHVACRPAVDFMVEVLYASFTFQVPELVALYQRRLLGILDKVAIDDILVVLSVANICGKACERLFARCIEIIMKSDADIVTLDKALPQHIVKQITDSRLEFGLETPESTGYPDKHVKRIHRALDSDDVELVRMLLKEAHTNLDDAYALHYAVAYCDAKTTTELLDLGIADVNHKNLRGYTVLHVAAMRKEPKIIVSLLTKGARPSDLTLDGRKALQISKRLTRASDYYSYTEEGKASPKERLCIEVLEQAERRDPLLGEASLSLAMAGDDLRMKLLYLENRVGLAKLLFPMEAKVAMDIAQVDGTSEFPLTSAKVKNLAGAQRTTVDLNEAPFRIQEEHLSRMI, from the exons ATGGATAATAGGATTGGTTTCTCTGATTCTACTGAGATCAGCAATGGAAGCAGCACGTGCTGCATAGAAACCCTATCCACTCCCAAGCCTCCAAACCCTGAAATCTCAGCACTCCAACAGCTCTCCAGAAGCCTCGAATCCATCTTCGATTCCCCAGATTTTGACTTTTTTGCCGACGCCAAAATCACAATCTCGGCCACTAACAGGGAGGTCCCAGTCCACCGGTGCATTCTGTCGGGGAGATTTTCTTTCTTCAAGGCGGTGTTTTCGGGTTCTGCGGCCAAAGAGAAAGGTTCGAAgtttgaattgaaggagttggcaAAGGACTATGATGTTGGGTTCGATTCGCTTGTGGCAGTTTTGGCGTATTTATATACTGGAAAAGTGAGGCCGTTGCCAAAGGGCGTTTGTGTTTGTGTGGATGAAGATTGCACCCATGTCGCTTGCAGGCCCGCTGTAGATTTTATGGTTGAGGTGTTATATGCATCTTTTACGTTTCAGGTGCCTGAATTGGTGGCTCTCTATCAG AGGCGCCTTCTAGGCATTCTTGACAAGGTTGCAATTGATGACATCTTGGTGGTTCTATCTGTTGCAAATATATGTGGTAAAGCTTGTGAGAGATTGTTTGCAAGATGTATCGAGATCATTATGAAATCTGATGCTGATATTGTAACTCTTGACAAGGCCTTGCCTCAACACATTGTAAAGCAAATAACAGATTCTCGCTTAGAGTTTGGTCTGGAGACACCTGAAAGCACAGGTTATCCTGATAAACATGTAAAGAGAATACACCGGGCTTTGGACTCAGATGATGTAGAATTAGTTAGAATGCTACTAAAAGAGGCGCATACCAATTTGGATGATGCATATGCACTCCATTATGCTGTTGCGTACTGTGATGCAAAGACTACCACCGAGCTTCTTGATCTTGGAATTGCTGATGTAAACCATAAAAATTTAAGGGGCTACACTGTACTGCATGTTGCTGCAATGCGTAAAGAGCCTAAGATTATTGTATCTCTCTTGACTAAGGGAGCTCGTCCGTCAGATCTTACTCTGGATGgtagaaaagcacttcaaatatcgAAGCGACTTACTAGGGCTTCAGATTACTATAGCTATACTGAGGAAGGAAAAGCTTCTCCCAAGGAACGATTATGCATAGAGGTATTGGAACAAGCAGAAAGAAGAGATCCATTGCTTGGAGAGGCTTCTCTTTCTCTTGCTATGGCTGGTGATGACCTGCGAATGAAATTATTGTACCTTGAAAATAGAG TTGGGCTGGCAAAACTTTTATTCCCCATGGAAGCGAAAGTTGCGATGGATATTGCTCAAGTGGATGGCACTAGTGAATTTCCATTAACTAGCGCCAAGGTGAAGAATTTGGCTGGTGCTCAGAGGACAACAGTGGATTTGAATGAGGCACCTTTCAGAATTCAAGAGGAGCATCTGAGTAGGATGATTTAG
- the LOC110656162 gene encoding uncharacterized protein LOC110656162, translating to MAGSKQVSDENVKVPNVFERAKEEIQAVMHSDILHRHREETHGTSNYIDENTSLDDVKAPNVFERAKEEIEALIQTIHPKKESENHSKGDQSVQFESENDVKPTNLIERAKEEIEVIIHHKNSPRIHHKETHGKGDDIDETTPIDEIKGPSIFQRAKEEIEALVETIHPKKESINFVSSPMKEEGGFGASIGRGLEKVCSPYKEGGFGASIGRGLEKVCSPWGSKKD from the exons ATGGCCGGATCGAAGCAGGTCTCAG ATGAAAATGTGAAAGTACCCAATGTTTTTGAAAGAGCCAAGGAGGAGATCCAGGCGGTAATGCACAGCGACATATTGCATCGCCATCGTGAGGAAACTCATGGCACGAGTAATTACATTGATGAAAATACCTCACTGGATGATGTCAAAGCTCCCAATGTGTTTGAGCGAGCAAAGGAGGAGATCGAGGCTTTGATTCAAACTATCCATCCCAAGAAAGAGTCTGAAAATCACAGCAAAGG GGATCAGTCTGTGCAATTTGAGTCAGAGAATGATGTTAAGCCAACAAATTTAATTGAAAGAGCCAAGGAAGAGATCGAAGTAATAATCCACCATAAGAATTCGCCTCGCATTCATCACAAAGAAACTCATGGAAAGGGAGATGACATTGATGAGACCACTCCGATTGATGAAATCAAAGGGCCAAGTATTTTCCAACGAGCTAAGGAAGAAATCGAAGCCCTTGTTGAAACCATCCACCCTAAGAAGGAATCCATCAATTTTGTTTCTTCACCGATGAAGGAAGAAGGTGGCTTTGGAGCTTCTATCGGGAGAGGGCTTGAAAAAGTATGTTCACCATACAAGGAAGGTGGATTTGGAGCATCCATTGGAAGAGGGCTTGAAAAGGTTTGCTCTCCTTGGGGTAGTAAGaaagattaa